From the Paenibacillus sp. R14(2021) genome, the window TGTATATTTAACCGGCAGCCCTATTTACTTCTGTGGTACGGAAGGAACCGCGGCCGGCGGGTAGTATCTGCGAAGGGCAAACAAGCGGATGGAAGCAATCGCGACGAGAAGCGTCAGTAAGAGAGACGCGGCAAGCACGACGGCGGTCACGGTCTGGAAGATAAAGGCATGCTGCTCACGCGCCATTATCAGAAGTCCCTGCGCAACGGTTGCGACACCGAACGTATACGCCCAGTAACCGGCCGCGAACGGCTGTTTGCGAAGCCAGCCCAGCGAAATCGCGAGCGATAAGGTTAAGAAAAGCGAATAACCGGCTAGCGCGTATGTGATCATCGACTGGGAGGCGCTATCACTCAGTACCTGATACGCAACGAGCACGATTGCACCCGGCGCCATATAGATGCCCATGAAATTCCGGGTCCTCTCCGCTAAGCCGCCGGTCATGAGCTGCTGCAGCAGAACGGAATCGAGAATGAGCCAGGAGATCGTGCCGACGCCGAATATCATCCAGCCGTATTCGCGGTAACCGAGCAGACCGGCGACGAGCGCATTGACGAGAACGCTCGCTGTATAGGTCAGGAACAGGGACGGCGTCGTTTGGTCCGGCGTCCGCTGCGACATCCACATATGCGCGAATCGGTACAGCGCGTAAGCAAGATTGGATATCGAACCGATCCAGAAGAGAACGGTCGTCACAACCGAGCTGTAGGGGTCAACGGCGATCGCCATGAGCAGTATCGATTCCGGCACAAGCGCCAGGAAGGAGGCTTGAACCGGATCTCGAAGCTCCGTTAGGGCGGCGGATCTGTTGGTTATCCATTTGTTCACGAGCAGCAACCCCCACCATAGGAAGGACAGGAGCGCGAGAAGCTCAAGCACTTCCCCGTACATGGCAGGGATGCTCCATGTATCGCGGGCGAAGCGAAGTGCATTGCCGGTCTCGGCAAGGCCAAGCGTCATCGCGAAGAACGATGCCGGCGCATTAGGAAGCTTTCGGGCTGCGGTAATGTTGGCCGGCGAATTGGCATTGGCGGCAGATGAAGTAGTTATCGCAATTTCCTCCTTTATAATTGATGTGAGTGTATTGTCCGAGGTGCTGCACTCATTATAGGTTTAGTATATCCATAGATCAATATCGCATATTCTATAAAAATGATAGATTTCACACATGATTAGAACATAAAAAAGCTGCCCTGAATCATGGAGTCATGACCAGGACAACCTTAGACATACGGCGGCTTTATGCCGGCATGGGCGCATGTAGTGCCTACATCACACGAACAGAGCTCGTTCTGTTCCCGACCTTGTTGCGGATAATAAACTGCTGGAGCATGTCGATATAGGCGTTTGCGGCACGGCTTAGAAACTTGCCTTGGCAGTAAATCACGCCGACTTCGCGCGTTACAGACGGATTCACAACAGGAATCGCTTCTAGCGAGCCGTCATTATGCAAGTCGATGAGCGATTTGGACAAAATACTAATGCCGGCTCCGGATTTGACCAGATTGAATATGGAGTCAATCGTATTCGTTTCGATGGCCGGCTCCAGCGGAAAGCCCAGCGTGCAGCTTGTCGCTTCCAATAGCTGGCGGCATTTGTGACTCTCGGGAAACATGATGACGGGCAGCTTCTTCACTTCGTCAAAATCGATTTTTTTCCGTTTAGTCAGCATATGGCCCTTCGGCGCGATCAAATAAAACTGCTCCTCGTATAGCGGAACCTGCTCCAGCCGGTTATCGCCGGCCGGGAAGATCGTAAGGGCGGCATCCAGCTCGTTGCGTACCACTTTAGCGGCGACGTCCTCATCCGCGACGATGCGAATTTTGATATTCGGAAACTGTTTATTGAATTCCACGAGGGGCAGCGTAACCAGATGATTCAACTCTCCCGGCAGACAGCCGATCGTAAGCATACCTCGGTCTCCGTCGTGAAGCTCTTGAATTTGCTCCTTGGCGCTATGAAGCGTATTGAACATCACCCTCGTGTGGGATTTTAGTATGAAGCCGGCTTCCGTTAGGGCGATCTTCTTGCCGATCCGGTCGAATAGAGGCGTGCCGATCTCATCTTCTAACGCCTTGATCTGATGACTGAGCGTCGGTTGTGTGATGCCCAGCTTATCCGCGGCGCGAGTGAAGTGCATCTCCTCGCAAACGGCGGCAAAGTACTCCAATTGTCTCAGCTCCATCGGAACGTAACCCCTCTCTTATAAGTAAACAGCAGCGTTTGAGTTTGTGATGTGACTTATGTTACCCCTTTTCACTGCGAAAAGCCATGTCTAACTTGCTTTGCGGGAATGCGAAGTATTGACATTATGGCATCCATCGATTAATCTTTGTTGTACATACAAAATAAAAACATAACAAAAGGAGCTATAATCCGATGTCCAAGAAAACGCTTGTCATCGTCATCCATCCAAACCTGGAGAAATCCCGCATTAACAAACGGCTGGCCGAGGAGCTGTCGGAAGCCGAGAACGTCACGGTTCACCGTTTGCACGAAGCCTATCCGGACGAGGTGATCGACGTCGAGCACGAGCGCCGACTGGTCGAGGTACATGACCGAGTCGTGCTGCAGTTTCCGTTCTACTGGTACAGCTCGCCTTATCTATTGAAAAAATGGCTCGATCTTGTTCTTCAGATGGGCTGGGCATATGGACCAGGCGGTGATAAAATGGAAGGCAAAGAGCTTGCAATCGCGATTTCCACTGGCGGAGCGGCGGACGCCTATCAAGCCGGCGGTTTCCATCATTATTCCATCAGCGAGCTGCTTCGTCCCTTCCAAGCAACCGCGAATCGCGTGAAAATGATCTTCAAAGCGCCGTTTGTCGTGAATGGCATACGCGAAGTAAGCGACGAGGAGCTG encodes:
- a CDS encoding LysR family transcriptional regulator; the encoded protein is MELRQLEYFAAVCEEMHFTRAADKLGITQPTLSHQIKALEDEIGTPLFDRIGKKIALTEAGFILKSHTRVMFNTLHSAKEQIQELHDGDRGMLTIGCLPGELNHLVTLPLVEFNKQFPNIKIRIVADEDVAAKVVRNELDAALTIFPAGDNRLEQVPLYEEQFYLIAPKGHMLTKRKKIDFDEVKKLPVIMFPESHKCRQLLEATSCTLGFPLEPAIETNTIDSIFNLVKSGAGISILSKSLIDLHNDGSLEAIPVVNPSVTREVGVIYCQGKFLSRAANAYIDMLQQFIIRNKVGNRTSSVRVM
- a CDS encoding NAD(P)H-dependent oxidoreductase, which produces MSKKTLVIVIHPNLEKSRINKRLAEELSEAENVTVHRLHEAYPDEVIDVEHERRLVEVHDRVVLQFPFYWYSSPYLLKKWLDLVLQMGWAYGPGGDKMEGKELAIAISTGGAADAYQAGGFHHYSISELLRPFQATANRVKMIFKAPFVVNGIREVSDEELETKAAQYAAFVVQP